A window of the Schistocerca nitens isolate TAMUIC-IGC-003100 chromosome 5, iqSchNite1.1, whole genome shotgun sequence genome harbors these coding sequences:
- the LOC126259642 gene encoding putative lysozyme-like protein, which produces MVHERGFQAETKAHTCALQAAARPTGYKAHSCRSGIIRSLDKLSRSNHHPAAMESKSALLLALLIAVSQAAPQGQVQDAAPQQSNSSTAATGSSSDTSSSGSGGSDSSGAQSGGGSSSSQTPSVVFPHLSNFLPHFNFSSSPSTASAQNPIAAIISFIPNAINTERERVSSAVSQLVSDQVGAATDSINAAAQTGGQLMSNGIKVIASWPTFWANLLG; this is translated from the exons ATGGTGCACGAGCGGGGCTTTCAGGCGGAAACAAAAGCCCACACGTGTGCCCTACAGGCAGCTGCACGCCCCACTGGGTATAAAGCCCATTCCTGCAGATCAGGCATCATTCGTTCTCTCGACAAGCTATCTCGAAGTAACCATCACCCAGCAGCCATGGAGAGCAAATCAGCTTTGCTTCTCGCACTCCTCATCGCCGTTTCACAG GCCGCTCCTCAGGGACAGGTGCAGGACGCCGCCCCCCAGCAGAGTAACTCCTCGACCGCCGCTACAGGCTCCAGCTCCGACACCTCGTCCTCTGGAAGTGGCGGCAGCGACAGCAGCGGCGCACAGTCCGGCGGTGGGTCGTCCAGCTCACAGACCCCAAGCGTCGTCTTCCCTCACCTCAGCAACTTCTTGCCGCATTTCAACTTTAGTAGCTCTCCCTCTACCGCCAGTGCCCAGAATCCGATAGCCGCCATCATCTCCTTCATCCCGAACGCCATCAACACGGAGCGCGAGCGAGTCAGCAGCGCCGTGAGCCAGCTGGTGTCTGACCAAGTGGGCGCTGCCACCGACTCCATCAACGCAGCGGCGCAGACCGGCGGACAGCTCATGTCCAACGGCATCAAGGTCATCGCCTCCTGGCCCACCTTCTGGGCCAATCTGCTGGGCTGA